TAATAGttattcaaaaaaatcaaaatattgcTGATAAATATATTCTGTATCTAAAATTTGGTGTTATTaactaaatgtaaaatatttaatttaaaaaatcagcGAAAAGTGATAGAAAGATTATAAATCTGGAAGACTAGCTTAAAATATCTggataaatttaataaatttgggTAACtttcataattaagaaaagGGAGGGAGTATTTGAAATGGAATTgacaaacaaaatgaaaattcGAAATGGAAATAAAAGAGAGAAATGTAAGTAGCTTCAGCTTTAAGACGGAGAGGCATGCAAAGAAAGGTCATGatgttgtctctgtttccctACGCAGACCTCTCTCCCACGCCCTTTGGTATTATTATACGAGCTTCTATAAGTTCTGACCATTCCCCCATCGCGGCTTTGTTATTAACCTCCGTTCAGTACTTTTATTACACTTACGCCACTCTCCTACTTTCCTCGTAACAACTAGTGATTGGTCGTGTAATGAATTTGACAACAAATACATTTGTCTATAGACTATAGTTTACTGTATGTGTTTTAGCCAGTTCTTGTAAACCATTTGGTTGTGTTGGGCTATGAGATGTACCTTAGATATGAACACGTCCGAAACCGAAAAATCAAACTATACGGAACCGAAGAATCAAACCGTACCATATCAAAATAAccgaatttcataaataatcgcATATGTTTTATCTGGAAACCTAAATAACCAAAACAAGCCAAACCGAATATTGTAAATAACCGAACGGTTAGTAAATATCTAGaatagaaaaaatcaaaaaccaatatACCTGAAACGAATCGAAAACCAAAACATTAAAGTCTAAGGGTatctccaaccctactccaAAACCCACTCCAAACTCTATTTTGCAGTAAAATCATCTCCAACCTCACTCCAAAACCCATTCCAAAATGGggtaagggcatctccaaccctactccaAACTCTATTTTGCAGTAAAatcatctccaaccccactccaaAACccactccaaaatggagtaagaGAATCTCCAACCCTACTCTAAATTCTATTTTGCAGTAAAATCATCTCCAATCCCACTCCAAAACCcattccaaaatggagtaatagatatgattactccaaatatgGAGTAATGAGAACCAACTCattactccaaaatggagttgaacttttttatttataaaatggtcctctatatctaaatattttcgtttttaataaaatattattataaataaatatataaatattattttactatatatattataaaaattaatgttaatatttcttaattatataaatatccaTCTAATGAACTATTTTATggaacaaaatattaataatataatacataaaagaccatacatataaaaaataaaagataagcaccatacaaaagatataaaatataaaacataaaagatcaTACGTATGAAAATGGACTATTTTGCAAATAGTATAAATGAAAGAtgatattactaattttttaataaacataaaacataatatatatttaaaatattctattttggaGTAGGAAATAAAAGATAAGCACCATACAAAAGATAtataacataaaacataaaagatcaTACATATGAAAATAGACTATTTTgcaaatagtataaattaaagatgatattattaattttttaataaacataaaacataatatatatttaaaatattctattttggaGTAGGAAATGAAGTAATACATTGGAACAAAACTCAATTCCATtttagagttactctattttggagtagaaaataaagtaggcatgggcattttacccggaccCGAAGACCCAACCCGAGACCAACCCGAAAACCCCGGTTCGGGTAGGAACCAACCCGATCAAATTACCCTATCGAGTCTTGTTGCAGAGGATCCGCGGGTCTTGGACCTGACCCGACCCAAATCCAAAACCCGACAGATATCCgaattaataatgtaaattaaataaaatgcatcAAGAGGATTGGAAGACGGGTTATTCATCTAGAGAACATGGGGTCAACCAATAGAAGACAACAAATTGTTGTTGTATCTCgcatagtttaatatatatacacattttaatataataaaaacacaaattttgaataaaatttcgaatatttttggatatatttttttttttgctaaacaatatttttggatatataaatattttgagatatttttgtagttttaagtcttttttaaattgaacccaaaccgaacccgatccgaatcTGAACCGATAAATTCTAGTTACCCGAATGGATCAAACTATTTAAGACCCGAtccgacccggacccgatacAATCCGAACTAACCTGAAACCAAGAATTTGAAATTATCCTATCGGGTCCTAAACTCTTAGATCCGAAAGATCCAGAACCGAAAGGACCCGAAAGGACCCGATCAAAATCCGATCCGACGACCCGACTGTCCATGcttaaaatagaataatacaTTGAAGATGCTCTAAcaatcggaaaaaaaaaaaaaaaggatgccAACGAAAAAGTTATTTCACAAAACGCAACACACCGCTATCAAATcattatttacataaaaataaaaaaaaacaattaaatatcgaaaaagctaaaaaaaaattcaaagttgTCATGAATAAGcagaggaaaaaaataaaacagagcaAACAGTAGTCGGTGGTAGCTCCATGATTCCTTCTCTACATACTTTCTACGTCTCTCCCTTTCTTTCCTcctttgattaatttttttttttccgatgaGAGCACCTCGGAGATGGAGAATATGGGTTTGAAAACTGATTTTCGAGTTTCTAACGGCTGAGTCAACTCGGTGAATGATTCCTCTGCTTTCTTGTTTTCAGAGGTGTCTCTTTGTGTCCCAGTGAATGGTCGAATCTTTCTTCGGTGTTTGCAAAAGTGGAAAGATcttctttttattcttcttcGGTGTTTGGTCTTTAAAACTAGTAGTCTTGTCTTGTACCCTTTAGAGATCACATGAGATGGATGAGCATTAAGTGAGTATCTTTAGGTTTTTAGATTTGGTAGTGGAACTTCTTCTTCAAGCTTGTGTTTGATGGCGATGTCTTACAAGGATGGTGGTAAGATGGGATGCATGGACAATGGGAAGTATGTGAGGTACACACCTGAGCAAGTTGAAGCACTTGAGAGGCTTTACCATGACTGTCCTAAACCGAGTTCTATTCGCCGTCAGCAGTTGATCAGAGAGTGTCCTATTCTCTCCAACATTGAGCCTAAACAGATCAAAGTATGGTTTCAGAACCGAAGGTAATGAAGATGCTAACACTCCTTATAATGCAGTTTTAGGGATTCTTtgattaaaatcttttttttatataaattcagATGCAGAGAGAAACAAAGGAAAGAGGCTTCACGGCTTCAAGCTGTGAATAGGAAGCTGACGGCGATGAACAAGCTGTTGATGGAGGAGAATGATAGGTTGCAGAAGCAAGTGTCACAGCTGGTTCATGAAAACAGCTACTTCCGTCAACACACTCCCAATGTGAGAATCCACCTTATCTTTAATGCTTTCCTTATAATAAAAGagtttcattttgatttttttttttaatcttttggtTACAGCCAACCCTTCCAGCTAAAGACACAAGCTGTGAATCGGTGGTGACGAGTGGTCAGCACCAATTAGCATCACAGAATCCTCCAAGAGATGCTAGTCCTGCAGGGTTAGTGCTTTAGTGGGAACATGTTACTCTCTTAGTTACATTATATTTctgaattaaattttgttttgtagacTTTTGTCCATTGCAGAAGAAACTTTAGCAGAGTTTATTTCAAAGGCAACTGGAACCGCTGTTGAGTGGGTTCAGATGCCTGGAATGAAGGTATGCCCCTTGATCCACTTCCTCTAGTTTTCTTTCTGATTATTGCATATTGTAACAATCATTGTtatttcagaaaaataaaaaataaacttctCTGTAACGGTTTGTTTTGTACATATATGTAACAGCCTGGTCCGGATTCCATTGGAATCATTGCTATTTCTCACGGTTGCGCTGGTGTGGCAGCACGCGCCTGTGGCCTAGTTGGTCTCGAGCCTACAAGGGTACGTGTAGAGATAGAACCATTCCCTATGCATTCTTCTACTACTCTACCTTTACATTTGCAGCAAGGTTGATCTGCTTTCTCTTTATTTACAGGTCGCAGAGATCGTCAAGGATCGGCCTTCGTGGTTCCGCGAATGCCGAGCTGTTGATGTTATGAACGTGTTGCCAACAGCCAATGGTGGAACCATTGAGCTGCTTTATATGCAGCTCTATGCGCCAACTACGTTGGCTCCACCGCGCGACTTCTGGCTGTTGCGTTATACATCTGTTTTAGAAGATGGCAGCCTTGTGGTGTGCGAGAGGTCTCTTAAGAGCGGTCCTAGTATGCCACCGGTTCAACATTTTGTTAGAGCAGAGATGCTTCCCAGTGGATACTTGATACGTCCTTGTGATGGTGGTGGCTCAATTATACACATTGTGGATCATATGGATTTGGAGGTAACAATCTTCTCTCTGCTCCAATATCTATGATGTTTCAATACATTGGGGCTAATGTTAAACTTGACTGTTGAATAGGCTTGTAGTGTGCCTGAGGTCTTGCGCCCTCTCTACGAGTCACCAAAAGTACTTGCACAGAAGACAACAATGGCAGTAAGTGAACTCAAAACATTGCTTTCTAATGTTTTGAACTATTGTACTCAATGATGTATTTTTTTCCAAAGGCGCTGCGCCAACTCAAACAAATAGCTCAAGAGAGTTCTCAGACTAACAGTAGTGTCAATGGCTGGGGACGGCGTCCTGCTGCCTTGCGAGCTTTAAGTCAAAGGCTAAGCAGGTTTTGATATTCATAACTATTTGCCTTTTCTAGgatactatattttttatttaatacatttgttttttttcttacagaGGATTCAATGAGGCTGTTAATGGTTTCACCGATGAAGGATGGTCGGTGATAGGAGATAGTATGGATGATGTCACAATCACTGTGAACTCTTCTGCAGACAAGCTGATGGGTTTGAACCTTACATTTTCCAATGGATTTGCTCCTGTTAGCAATGTAGTTTTATGCGCAAAAGCCTCCATGCTTTTACAAGTCAGTGCAGTTATTGATCTATAGATGTTTTGTTTCAAAACTTTTTcttactcttcttttttttttcttgcaattTTAGAATGTTCCTCCGGTGATCCTACTTAGGTTTCTGAGGGAGCACAGATCAGAATGGGCTGACAACAACATTGATGCATATCTGGCAGCAGCTGTTAAAGTGGGGCCTTGTAGTGCCAGAGTTGGAGGATTCGGAGGCCAGGTTATACTTCCACTTGCTCATACTATTGAGCATGAAGAGGTCAGTTTCAAGTTTCTTTTGCACCTtttgattgttttctttttataatggTTGGTGTGTTTCCTTGTTAGTTTATGGAAGTCATCAAGTTGGAAGGTCTTGGTCATTCCCCTGAAGATGCAATCGTTCCAAGAGATATCTTCCTTCTACAAGTAAGTACTTTAGATTGTGTTATTAATGTGGATCACTAATAACATATTCTTCTTGTGATTAGCTTTGTAGCGGCATGGATGAAAACGCTCTTGGAACGTGTGCTGAACTTATATTTGCGCCAATTGATGCTTCTTTTGCGGATGATGCACCTCTGCTTCCTTCTGGTTTCCGTATCATCCCTCTTGATTCCACAAAGGTTAGAGCACATAATGTTTTCCATTTTCTTGTTTGGTTCAGACTCTTAAAAGCTTTTCTTGAACCTTAAAAAGCAGGAAGCATCTAGTCCAAACCGAACCTTGGATCTTGCTTCAGCACTTGAAATTGGTCCAGCTGGAACAACAAAAGCCTCAACTGATCAATCAGGAAACTTCACATGTGCAAGATCTGTGATGACAATAGCATTTGAGTTTGGTATCGAGAGCCATATGCAAGAACATGTAGCATCCATGGCTAGGAACTATGTTCGAGGTATCATAGCATCAGTTCAGAGAGTTGCATTGGCGCTTTCTCCTTCTCACATCAGCTCACAAGTCGGTCTACGCACTCCTTTGGGTACTCCTGAAGCCCAGACACTTGCTCGTTGGATCTGCCAGAGTTACAGGTGCTACATGGGCGTTGAGCTACTTAAATCGAACACGGAAGGCAATGAATCTATTCTCAAGAACCTTTGGCATCATACGGATGCTATCATCTGCTGCTCCATGAAGGTACTAACTCAAATATCAAGCACATGAATGTTTTATTCACTGATCCTTTTATAACCTTTTTGTTTAGGCCATGCCTGTCTTCACATTTGCAAACCAGGCAGGACTTGACATGCTTGAGACTACATTGGTTTCTCTTCAAGATATCACTCTAGAGAAGATATTTGATGACAGTGGAAGAAAGACTCTGTGCTCTGAGTTCCCACAGATTATGCAACAGGTTTTCACAACGTTCTGATATGATTTGTGTCGTAGATTGATACAGCTTTTTATTTGTCTTACTGGGAtgttttggtttagggttttgggagtCTTCAAGGTGGGATATGTATCTCAAGCATGGGGAGACCAGTTTCATATGAGAGAGCTGTTGCTTGGAAAGTACTCAACGAAGAAGAGAATGCTCATTGTATCTGCCTTGTCTTCATCAACTGGtcttttgtttgagatttatgTGTACTTTTGAATAATCTGTTTTTAATTTCCAGAGGAACCTTTTGCCTCGTGGTTGTTGCAAGACAGGTTTTGTTGCTGTTTTTGATGTTTGTTGGGAAACACATTAACagtattttgtttgaaaactGAAGACATACTTTGCTTTTAAttaattactagattttgacccgcgcaccCGCGCgggtgtatttttcaaaaatattttgctacttgttttttatgttaatattagtgcttgaaaaaaaacaaaatctgaagAACGAAACCGATCTTGATCTGAAAGTGTAataccaaacccgaaccaaaattaatagcaaaatattttgaaaaatatgttaatatttaatttgcgcgcctgcgcggatgtatattttgaaaaatatgttgatatttgtttttcatgtaattattagggttTGGCAAAATAAATCCGAGGAACAGAACCGATACCGATCcgaaaatatagtaccaaacccgaacataaattgattaaatattcaaattattcaaagttttgttatttagagatcCAAATCTAATCTGAACCGAAGTATTCGGAtacccgaatttatctaaaaatatatttatatatttatatatattaattatttttagatttaacgtatataaaacatcaagaatgatacttttaaattggtttaaatacttgaaaatatatatagatagtcaaaagtaaatatctgaaatagttaaggtatactcaaatcaccataaatacttaaaataattattgattttgtatccaaaaattttaaatcaagccaattgatatgttaagcttaggtattctgacatatgttatttaaatttataggaaatatattattttatttatagattttgataaatttaaaatatataatgatttaaaactttaaaaataatttaaatggatcCAAACtcgaaccaaacccgcaaaggtCTGAATCACACTCAAACCAAAATCTAGAAACATCCTAATAGGattgaaatctttgaccccggaAATCCGAAACGCAAAtcgatcagaaccaaactcgTATGGGTAACCgaaagcccatccctagtcattattatgtatcgtatattgtcatcatataattaatcgtattttatatgtaccattatataaataattacatatattatatttttaaaacttaatacgaaatataaaaaccataatttgagttggtatttcaaattgggctttgtattgtatttttcttatatatatgttgacaacattttttataatggttattgaaaaatagtttagtaaaaattcatttttgaatatatgtatatttttcaatcaatttatgatataaatcaattttgaattattattttgatttgaaatatgtatataaagtttaaattttgttttatggttagtttagaaaaaaaagttttaggcaATTAGATTGACTCATTTTAAAACTGGCTCAAATAgatagtttcttataatatgatggactttcaatttttcttaataacataagcccattacttttttgcTTAATAATACTATCCTTATTTTCAAACAAAagtaatggttattgaaaaatagtttagtaaaaattcatttttgaatatatgtatatttttcaattaatttatgatataaatcaattttaaattattattttgatttgaaatatgtatataaagtttaaattttgttttatggttagtttaaaaaaaaaagtttaaatgatTTGACTCATTTTAAAACTGACCCAAATAGATAGTTTCTTAGAATATGATggactttcaatttttcttaataacataagcccattGCTTTTTTGCTTAATACTACTATTTTCATTTCCAAacaaaagtaatatttttttaaaagactacaaTCCATGTTACCAAA
The sequence above is drawn from the Brassica napus cultivar Da-Ae chromosome A8, Da-Ae, whole genome shotgun sequence genome and encodes:
- the LOC106360472 gene encoding homeobox-leucine zipper protein ATHB-15-like isoform X1; amino-acid sequence: MAMSYKDGGKMGCMDNGKYVRYTPEQVEALERLYHDCPKPSSIRRQQLIRECPILSNIEPKQIKVWFQNRRCREKQRKEASRLQAVNRKLTAMNKLLMEENDRLQKQVSQLVHENSYFRQHTPNPTLPAKDTSCESVVTSGQHQLASQNPPRDASPAGLLSIAEETLAEFISKATGTAVEWVQMPGMKPGPDSIGIIAISHGCAGVAARACGLVGLEPTRVAEIVKDRPSWFRECRAVDVMNVLPTANGGTIELLYMQLYAPTTLAPPRDFWLLRYTSVLEDGSLVVCERSLKSGPSMPPVQHFVRAEMLPSGYLIRPCDGGGSIIHIVDHMDLEACSVPEVLRPLYESPKVLAQKTTMAALRQLKQIAQESSQTNSSVNGWGRRPAALRALSQRLSRGFNEAVNGFTDEGWSVIGDSMDDVTITVNSSADKLMGLNLTFSNGFAPVSNVVLCAKASMLLQNVPPVILLRFLREHRSEWADNNIDAYLAAAVKVGPCSARVGGFGGQVILPLAHTIEHEEFMEVIKLEGLGHSPEDAIVPRDIFLLQLCSGMDENALGTCAELIFAPIDASFADDAPLLPSGFRIIPLDSTKQEASSPNRTLDLASALEIGPAGTTKASTDQSGNFTCARSVMTIAFEFGIESHMQEHVASMARNYVRGIIASVQRVALALSPSHISSQVGLRTPLGTPEAQTLARWICQSYRCYMGVELLKSNTEGNESILKNLWHHTDAIICCSMKAMPVFTFANQAGLDMLETTLVSLQDITLEKIFDDSGRKTLCSEFPQIMQQGFGSLQGGICISSMGRPVSYERAVAWKVLNEEENAHCICLVFINWSFV
- the LOC106360472 gene encoding homeobox-leucine zipper protein ATHB-15-like isoform X2, translating into MAMSYKDGGKMGCMDNGKYVRYTPEQVEALERLYHDCPKPSSIRRQQLIRECPILSNIEPKQIKVWFQNRRCREKQRKEASRLQAVNRKLTAMNKLLMEENDRLQKQVSQLVHENSYFRQHTPNPTLPAKDTSCESVVTSGQHQLASQNPPRDASPAGLLSIAEETLAEFISKATGTAVEWVQMPGMKPGPDSIGIIAISHGCAGVAARACGLVGLEPTRVAEIVKDRPSWFRECRAVDVMNVLPTANGGTIELLYMQLYAPTTLAPPRDFWLLRYTSVLEDGSLVVCERSLKSGPSMPPVQHFVRAEMLPSGYLIRPCDGGGSIIHIVDHMDLEACSVPEVLRPLYESPKVLAQKTTMAALRQLKQIAQESSQTNSSVNGWGRRPAALRALSQRLSRGFNEAVNGFTDEGWSVIGDSMDDVTITVNSSADKLMGLNLTFSNGFAPVSNVVLCAKASMLLQNVPPVILLRFLREHRSEWADNNIDAYLAAAVKVGPCSARVGGFGGQVILPLAHTIEHEEFMEVIKLEGLGHSPEDAIVPRDIFLLQLCSGMDENALGTCAELIFAPIDASFADDAPLLPSGFRIIPLDSTKEASSPNRTLDLASALEIGPAGTTKASTDQSGNFTCARSVMTIAFEFGIESHMQEHVASMARNYVRGIIASVQRVALALSPSHISSQVGLRTPLGTPEAQTLARWICQSYRCYMGVELLKSNTEGNESILKNLWHHTDAIICCSMKAMPVFTFANQAGLDMLETTLVSLQDITLEKIFDDSGRKTLCSEFPQIMQQGFGSLQGGICISSMGRPVSYERAVAWKVLNEEENAHCICLVFINWSFV